The proteins below are encoded in one region of Selenihalanaerobacter shriftii:
- a CDS encoding DUF3794 and LysM peptidoglycan-binding domain-containing protein — MDNIAVDNLLLREQVRERFVREIILPQNRPGVKRVLETNVRLENIEAELVDSGVQINGILRITILYVPEDDLSDIETIEKRLSFSRVIETDLPSRIAEIDPALFVQGAEIVIVNPHTLRLTVVVVGRINFIEIDEIELFDDDEIKIIRDRFDVDEVVGERRVTREVDRLVELSANQPGIERIINIQSIIRLINTRVSKNQVEVQAEIRSQILYRTTQGGTRSLNITTPFTERIKIQGARRGMKAFVELDIIDQDYRVVDPKTLKINYEVEIKVLVLDRGQIELPIDIDGEFFPRRDVILVERIVARKQTRVQVQDTIEVPDPGASRVVRVTADLSNQSIEVDADSEGVFISGDVDVNVLYVANQPDQPVFFVGDTLFFDEFIPVSIPRGAERIKVYPEVRIVRAEGEVLDPNRIRVKVLLSIEVLVTAVVEVSVVRGITTERPPAPTEHSSEGQVYIVKSGDTLYKISQRFGVPIAELVAVNDIVNPDQLSVGQRLIIPD; from the coding sequence ATGGACAATATAGCCGTTGATAATTTATTGCTTAGAGAACAAGTACGAGAAAGGTTTGTAAGAGAAATCATATTACCTCAAAATCGTCCAGGAGTAAAAAGAGTTTTAGAGACTAATGTAAGGTTGGAAAATATAGAAGCAGAACTTGTAGATAGTGGAGTTCAGATTAATGGAATCTTAAGGATTACGATTCTATATGTTCCAGAAGATGATTTATCGGATATTGAAACTATTGAAAAAAGATTAAGCTTTAGTCGAGTAATTGAGACAGATTTACCAAGTAGGATTGCAGAAATAGACCCTGCACTTTTTGTTCAAGGTGCAGAGATTGTGATTGTAAACCCTCATACATTAAGATTAACAGTAGTAGTGGTAGGTAGAATAAATTTTATTGAAATAGATGAAATTGAGCTTTTTGATGATGATGAAATTAAAATCATTAGAGACCGATTTGATGTTGATGAAGTAGTAGGTGAGCGAAGAGTGACTAGAGAAGTAGATAGATTAGTAGAATTATCAGCTAATCAACCAGGAATTGAACGAATAATAAATATTCAGAGTATAATTAGATTAATCAATACTCGTGTTAGTAAAAATCAAGTTGAAGTACAAGCAGAAATAAGAAGTCAGATTCTATATCGAACTACTCAAGGTGGTACTAGGAGTCTAAATATTACTACTCCATTTACTGAAAGGATTAAAATTCAAGGTGCTAGACGTGGAATGAAAGCTTTTGTTGAATTAGATATTATAGATCAAGATTATAGAGTAGTCGATCCAAAAACTTTAAAAATTAATTATGAGGTCGAAATTAAAGTATTAGTCTTAGATAGAGGCCAGATAGAATTACCAATAGATATAGATGGAGAATTTTTCCCTAGACGTGATGTTATCTTAGTCGAAAGGATTGTAGCTAGGAAGCAGACTAGGGTTCAAGTTCAAGACACAATAGAAGTTCCAGATCCAGGGGCTAGTAGAGTAGTAAGAGTCACTGCAGATCTTTCTAATCAATCTATAGAAGTTGACGCCGATTCAGAAGGAGTATTTATTTCCGGGGATGTAGATGTGAATGTTTTATATGTGGCTAATCAACCTGATCAACCGGTCTTTTTTGTAGGAGACACCTTGTTTTTTGATGAATTTATTCCCGTTTCAATTCCAAGAGGTGCAGAAAGGATCAAAGTATATCCAGAAGTTAGAATAGTTAGAGCCGAAGGAGAGGTTTTAGATCCAAATAGAATTAGAGTAAAGGTATTATTAAGTATTGAGGTTTTAGTCACTGCTGTAGTAGAAGTGTCAGTGGTTAGAGGAATTACTACAGAGAGACCTCCAGCTCCAACTGAACATTCATCTGAAGGGCAAGTTTATATTGTTAAGTCTGGAGACACTCTCTATAAGATTTCACAAAGATTTGGAGTACCAATAGCTGAACTTGTTGCAGTTAATGATATTGTTAATCCAGATCAATTAAGTGTTGGTCAAAGATTAATTATTCCTGATTAA
- a CDS encoding DUF3794 and LysM peptidoglycan-binding domain-containing protein — translation MAINFKEETVRVEYVIGEDTVRESVTEELVVPDPKPDIERVLEVTAEANEVDTLIEDGGVDLTGEIEVGVLYVADIEDPEEPQQPVHFFEGIITFDNFVDIPGSEAGMHVITDVRVIRTSYDLIDERTVRVTVTIKKFVKVVEFRQVTVITEVLGLEDGIVEEELLRLNDVVGENTVKSVVKGEIDVPPQKPPIERVLRAQAEVEDNPEVTITEDAVIVEGDIDVGVVYVGDTAEGDQPVHFVEGAIDFSKVIDIPGAMVDDMSAFADVTVKRVTAEAIDEDTLKVEVVLEVFVKVTEPVQVTVVVDVESDRVEVERELLRVEEVIGENTMSETITDNINIPPTKPDVEQVLEANAMVLDIDSTVEEGGVMVEGEIEGTALYVADLEDPDAPQQPVHFVEDIIDFDNFVQVTGAEDGMNAYANVSIKRVRSSLLNQRTIELVIALRKFVKVVQFRQLEIVTDLVVVSPVTECPPSYVVYVVQPGDTLYKIAKRYNTTVDAIVEANDIPNPDQIDVGQKLCIPKGIIKPKG, via the coding sequence ATGGCAATTAATTTTAAAGAAGAAACCGTTAGGGTAGAATATGTAATAGGAGAAGATACAGTTAGAGAATCCGTTACTGAAGAGTTAGTAGTTCCAGATCCTAAACCTGATATCGAAAGAGTACTAGAAGTAACTGCTGAAGCTAATGAAGTAGATACTTTAATTGAAGATGGAGGTGTAGATTTAACCGGGGAGATAGAGGTAGGCGTACTTTATGTAGCTGACATTGAAGACCCTGAAGAACCACAACAGCCAGTACATTTTTTTGAAGGAATAATAACTTTTGATAACTTTGTTGATATTCCAGGTTCTGAAGCAGGCATGCATGTTATAACTGATGTAAGAGTTATTAGAACAAGTTATGATTTAATTGATGAAAGAACAGTGAGAGTGACAGTTACTATTAAGAAGTTTGTCAAAGTAGTAGAATTTAGACAGGTTACAGTAATTACTGAGGTTTTAGGTTTAGAAGATGGTATTGTTGAAGAAGAGTTACTAAGATTAAATGATGTAGTAGGTGAAAATACAGTTAAATCGGTTGTCAAAGGAGAAATAGATGTTCCACCACAGAAGCCGCCGATAGAACGAGTTCTTAGAGCACAGGCAGAGGTTGAAGATAACCCTGAGGTTACAATTACTGAAGATGCAGTTATAGTAGAGGGAGATATTGATGTTGGTGTAGTTTATGTAGGTGATACAGCTGAAGGTGACCAACCAGTACATTTTGTAGAAGGAGCAATAGATTTCTCTAAGGTAATAGATATTCCAGGAGCTATGGTAGATGACATGTCAGCATTTGCTGATGTAACGGTTAAGAGAGTGACAGCTGAAGCAATAGATGAAGATACACTCAAAGTAGAGGTAGTCTTAGAAGTTTTTGTTAAGGTTACTGAACCGGTTCAGGTGACTGTTGTCGTCGATGTTGAAAGTGATAGAGTAGAAGTTGAAAGGGAGCTACTGAGAGTAGAAGAAGTAATTGGTGAAAATACTATGTCTGAAACAATAACTGATAATATTAATATACCACCAACTAAACCAGATGTAGAACAGGTTCTAGAGGCTAACGCTATGGTATTAGATATAGATAGTACAGTAGAAGAAGGAGGAGTGATGGTTGAAGGTGAAATTGAGGGTACAGCGCTTTATGTAGCTGATCTTGAAGACCCTGATGCACCACAGCAGCCTGTTCACTTTGTAGAAGATATTATTGATTTTGATAATTTTGTGCAAGTTACTGGTGCCGAAGATGGGATGAATGCTTATGCTAATGTTTCCATAAAGAGAGTTAGATCTAGTTTATTAAACCAGAGAACTATAGAATTAGTTATTGCTTTACGTAAATTTGTTAAAGTTGTTCAGTTTAGACAGTTAGAGATTGTAACAGATTTAGTGGTTGTATCTCCAGTTACTGAGTGTCCACCGTCATATGTAGTTTATGTTGTGCAGCCGGGGGATACGTTATATAAGATTGCTAAGCGTTATAATACTACTGTAGACGCTATTGTAGAGGCAAATGATATTCCAAATCCTGATCAGATTGATGTTGGCCAGAAATTATGTATTCCTAAGGGTATAATAAAACCTAAAGGATAA